The following is a genomic window from Actinomadura sp. WMMB 499.
TCGGTGGGCCGGATGCGCAGGCGGGGGCGGCCCAGAAAAGCGGACGAGCCGGACACCGGGCCGGACGGCGGGCCGGACGGCGGGGCGGGCCCGGCGGGGCCCGCGGCGACCGACGACCAGACACGACCGGACCAGGGCCCGGACACGGGGACCGAGAAGGACCCGCCGCTCGGCGGGAGCGAGGACTGACCATGGTGGTGCGGATTCCGGAGTCGCTGCCGGCGCGGATGTACCTGCTGGCCTACGACCTGCGCAAGAAGAAGATGACCAAGCGGGGACGGCACCTGGGGTACCTGCTGCGGGCCGCGGCGCTGACCGAGCTGTTCCTGGACGGGCGGCTCGGCGACGACGAGAAGGCCCGGCCGCGGCCCGGCACCCCGGGCGCCGACCCGTACGGGCTGGTCGCGCAGATCGGCGGCGCGTCCCGGCCCCGGTCCTGGCAGCACTGGGTGCGCAAGGACGGCAAGGAGATCGCCGGCATCGTGCGGGACGAGCTCGTGCGGGACGGGATGATCCGGGTGCGGGAGCGCCGGGTGCTCGGCCTCTTCACCGTCGAGGACGTCACCGTCCGGGACCCGCGCGTCGTGAAGGCGCTGTGGGGCGGGGCGTCGTCGGCGCTGCGCGGGCGGCCGGTCGCGCACGTCAACAGCTACGACGCGGCCGCGATCGCGCTGGCGGCGGCCTGCGAGCTGTCGTCGGTGCTGCCCGGCGCCGACCGGCGGCGGCACAAGCGCCGGATCGAGGAGCTGACCGCGCGGTCGGGGCCTGCGCCGCGCGCCGTCCGCAAGGTCCTGCAGGCGGAGCGCGCCGCGGCGAGCAGCGGCTGACGGCAGCGGGGCAGCCCGGCGGCGGACGGCCCGGCGCCAGCCGAGCAGGACGGCAACGGCCGAGCAGGACGGGCGCCGCCCGCGCGGCGAGCACGGGCGCCGGCCGGCGGGCGGGCAGCGGTCGGCGGCGACGGCGGGCACGGCCCGGACGGGGATGCGGGGGCGCGCAAGGTGGGGAGCGACAAGATCCGGGGGTCCGGTCTTGTGGCAGGGCCCCACCGTGCGCGCGCGGGTCGCACCCATAGATTTCTCCGGCATGGACCCCGAACGCCTGATATATCCCCTGACCAAGCACGTCGTGCTCGGACCCGCGATGCGGGTCGCGTTCCGGCCGCGGGTGCACGGGCTCGGGCACGTCCCCCGGCAGGGCCCGGTGATCCTGGCGGCGAACCACCT
Proteins encoded in this region:
- a CDS encoding GPP34 family phosphoprotein, whose product is MVVRIPESLPARMYLLAYDLRKKKMTKRGRHLGYLLRAAALTELFLDGRLGDDEKARPRPGTPGADPYGLVAQIGGASRPRSWQHWVRKDGKEIAGIVRDELVRDGMIRVRERRVLGLFTVEDVTVRDPRVVKALWGGASSALRGRPVAHVNSYDAAAIALAAACELSSVLPGADRRRHKRRIEELTARSGPAPRAVRKVLQAERAAASSG